A section of the Tenrec ecaudatus isolate mTenEca1 chromosome 10, mTenEca1.hap1, whole genome shotgun sequence genome encodes:
- the ZNF286A gene encoding zinc finger protein 286A isoform X2, which yields MDTDLAEMPQGRALSSQDSSLSQERSTEEAAALCLTATSQESMTFKDVAMDFTPEEWGKLDPTQRDMMLENYRSLVSLWLPVPKAENYNVENGKEPWMLKSKNLQSNYSDWEARPESKESTSVQEFSKEESCQVAVIDRLTRSSVYDSNLETALECENWLENQQGNQERRLREMITHMNPLPREKTHEHGIYWKNFSQKSALITEDRVPKGSYTFNKLEKRLNRKSNLIKRQRNYKEKKPHKCNDCGELFTYRSVLIRHQRVHTGEKPYTCNECGKSFSHRANLTKHQRTHTRILFECSECKKTFIESSSLAIHQRIHIGERPYECSECGKGFNRSTHLVQHQLIHTGVKPYECHECDKAFIHSSALIKHQRTHTGEKPYKCQECGKAFSHCSSLTKHQRIHTGEKPYECNECGKTFSQSTHLVQHQRIHTGEKPYECSECGKTFSRSSNFAKHQRIHIGKKPYKCNECGKAFIHSSALIQHQRTHTGEKPYRCNECGKSFKCSSSLIRHQRAHAEEQP from the exons ATGGATACAGATTTGGCTGAAATGCCGCAGGGGAGAG CTCTGTCTTCCCAGGATTCTTCCCTTTCCCAAGAGAGGAGCACAGAAGAAGCGGCAGCTCTTTGCCTAACCGCCACATCCCAG GAATCAATGACATTCAAGGATGTGGCCATGGATTTCACCCCAGAGGAGTGGGGAAAACTGGACCCTACACAGCGGGATATGATGCTGGAGAACTATAGGAGTCTGGTCTCACTTT GGCTTCCAGTTCCCAAAGCTGAGAACTACAATGTAGAGAATGGAAAAGAGCCATGGATGCTTAAGAGCAAAAACCTCCAAAGCAATTATTCAG ACTGGGAGGCTAGACCTGAGAGCAAAGAATCAACTTCAGTGCAAGAGTTTTCCAAAGAAGAATCATGCCAGGTTGCAGTAATAGACAGACTAACGAGGAGTAGTGTTTATGACTCCAACTTGGAAACAGCTCTTGAGTGCGAAAATTGGTTAGAGAATCAGCAAGGAAATCAGGAGAGACGTTTGAGAGAAATGATCACCCATATGAATCCACTGCCTAGGGAAAAAACTCATGAACATGGTATATATTGGAAAAATTTCAGTCAGAAGTCTGCCCttatcactgaagacagagtTCCCAAAGGATCATACACTTTTAATAAACTTGAAAAGAGATTGAATCGGAAATCAAACTTAATTAAAAGGCAGAGAAACTATAAAGAGAAAAAGCCTCATAAATGCAATGATTGTGGTGAATTATTCACTTACCGTTCAGTGCTTATTCGGCACCAGAgagttcatactggagagaaaccttatACTTGCAATGAATGTGGGAAATCTTTTAGCCATCGAGCTAATTTAACTAAACACCAGCGAACTCATACCAGAATTCTCTTTGAGTGCAGTGAATGTAAGAAAACTTTTATAGAAAGCTCATCCCTTGCTATACATCAGAGGATTCATATTGGAGAGAGACCTTATGAATGCAGTgagtgtggaaaaggctttaatcGAAGTACCCATCTTGTTCAGCATCAGTTGATTCATACTGGAGTGAAACCTTATGAATGTCATGAATGTGATAAGGCTTTTATTCATTCATCAGCTCtcatcaaacatcaaagaactcatactggggagaaaccctaTAAGTGTcaagaatgtgggaaagcctttagccATTGTTCATCTCTTACTAAGCACCagagaattcatactggagaaaagCCATACGAGTGTAATGAGTGTGGGAAAACCTTCAGTCAGAGCACACATCTTGTTCaacatcagcgaattcatactggagaaaaaccgtATGAGTGTAGTGAATGTGGAAAGACCTTCAGTCGGAGTTCAAATTTTGCTAAACATCAAAGAATCCATATTGGAAAGAAGCCCTACAAAtgcaatgaatgtgggaaagcctttattcATTCTTCAGCTCTTATTCAACACCAGAGAACACACACTGGCGAGAAACCCTACAGATGTAATGAATGTGGAAAGAGCTTTAAATGCAGCTCTTCTctcatcagacatcaaagagctcacGCTGAGGAGCAACCCTGA
- the ZNF286A gene encoding zinc finger protein 286A isoform X1, whose protein sequence is MDTDLAEMPQGRALSSQDSSLSQERSTEEAAALCLTATSQILILDLHQQVFQVLAFYKQDWVMCILQESMTFKDVAMDFTPEEWGKLDPTQRDMMLENYRSLVSLWLPVPKAENYNVENGKEPWMLKSKNLQSNYSDWEARPESKESTSVQEFSKEESCQVAVIDRLTRSSVYDSNLETALECENWLENQQGNQERRLREMITHMNPLPREKTHEHGIYWKNFSQKSALITEDRVPKGSYTFNKLEKRLNRKSNLIKRQRNYKEKKPHKCNDCGELFTYRSVLIRHQRVHTGEKPYTCNECGKSFSHRANLTKHQRTHTRILFECSECKKTFIESSSLAIHQRIHIGERPYECSECGKGFNRSTHLVQHQLIHTGVKPYECHECDKAFIHSSALIKHQRTHTGEKPYKCQECGKAFSHCSSLTKHQRIHTGEKPYECNECGKTFSQSTHLVQHQRIHTGEKPYECSECGKTFSRSSNFAKHQRIHIGKKPYKCNECGKAFIHSSALIQHQRTHTGEKPYRCNECGKSFKCSSSLIRHQRAHAEEQP, encoded by the exons ATGGATACAGATTTGGCTGAAATGCCGCAGGGGAGAG CTCTGTCTTCCCAGGATTCTTCCCTTTCCCAAGAGAGGAGCACAGAAGAAGCGGCAGCTCTTTGCCTAACCGCCACATCCCAG atattaatccttgatcttcatcagcaagtgtttcaagtcctcgctTTCTACAAGCAAGACTGGGTCATGTGCATATTGCAG GAATCAATGACATTCAAGGATGTGGCCATGGATTTCACCCCAGAGGAGTGGGGAAAACTGGACCCTACACAGCGGGATATGATGCTGGAGAACTATAGGAGTCTGGTCTCACTTT GGCTTCCAGTTCCCAAAGCTGAGAACTACAATGTAGAGAATGGAAAAGAGCCATGGATGCTTAAGAGCAAAAACCTCCAAAGCAATTATTCAG ACTGGGAGGCTAGACCTGAGAGCAAAGAATCAACTTCAGTGCAAGAGTTTTCCAAAGAAGAATCATGCCAGGTTGCAGTAATAGACAGACTAACGAGGAGTAGTGTTTATGACTCCAACTTGGAAACAGCTCTTGAGTGCGAAAATTGGTTAGAGAATCAGCAAGGAAATCAGGAGAGACGTTTGAGAGAAATGATCACCCATATGAATCCACTGCCTAGGGAAAAAACTCATGAACATGGTATATATTGGAAAAATTTCAGTCAGAAGTCTGCCCttatcactgaagacagagtTCCCAAAGGATCATACACTTTTAATAAACTTGAAAAGAGATTGAATCGGAAATCAAACTTAATTAAAAGGCAGAGAAACTATAAAGAGAAAAAGCCTCATAAATGCAATGATTGTGGTGAATTATTCACTTACCGTTCAGTGCTTATTCGGCACCAGAgagttcatactggagagaaaccttatACTTGCAATGAATGTGGGAAATCTTTTAGCCATCGAGCTAATTTAACTAAACACCAGCGAACTCATACCAGAATTCTCTTTGAGTGCAGTGAATGTAAGAAAACTTTTATAGAAAGCTCATCCCTTGCTATACATCAGAGGATTCATATTGGAGAGAGACCTTATGAATGCAGTgagtgtggaaaaggctttaatcGAAGTACCCATCTTGTTCAGCATCAGTTGATTCATACTGGAGTGAAACCTTATGAATGTCATGAATGTGATAAGGCTTTTATTCATTCATCAGCTCtcatcaaacatcaaagaactcatactggggagaaaccctaTAAGTGTcaagaatgtgggaaagcctttagccATTGTTCATCTCTTACTAAGCACCagagaattcatactggagaaaagCCATACGAGTGTAATGAGTGTGGGAAAACCTTCAGTCAGAGCACACATCTTGTTCaacatcagcgaattcatactggagaaaaaccgtATGAGTGTAGTGAATGTGGAAAGACCTTCAGTCGGAGTTCAAATTTTGCTAAACATCAAAGAATCCATATTGGAAAGAAGCCCTACAAAtgcaatgaatgtgggaaagcctttattcATTCTTCAGCTCTTATTCAACACCAGAGAACACACACTGGCGAGAAACCCTACAGATGTAATGAATGTGGAAAGAGCTTTAAATGCAGCTCTTCTctcatcagacatcaaagagctcacGCTGAGGAGCAACCCTGA